The window TTATCAACAAACTTTTGTCGTAGCTCATCATTACTGAAACGCTTGATTTTCCAAGCCATGCTTTGAGCGCTGTGCGGGGAGTCAGAATCATTGGGGCCGAACATCGTGAGGACGGGCCACCAAAAGCGGTTTATCGCATCTTGCAGCATCGCTTTTTGTTCATCGGTGCCTTCTGCGAGTGCCATAACAGCTTCATAACCTTGGCGTTGGTGAAAACTTTCTTCTTTACAGATTTTCACCATCGCTCGTGCATAAGGGCCATAAGAGGCACGGCACAGTGCTACTTGGTTCACAATTGCCGCACCATCGACTAACCAGCCAATTACGCCAATATCTGCCCAACTTAACGTGGGGTAATTGAAGATGGAGGAGTATTTCATTTTTTCATCAAGTAACTTTTGGTAGATATCTTGACGAGAGCAACCAAGGGTTTCGGCAGCGCTATATAGATATAAACCGTGGCCTGCTTCATCTTGAATTTTGGCCAGTAAAATCGCTTTCCGACGGAGTGTCGGGGCGCGTGTCAGCCAATTTGCTTCTGGCAGCATGCCGACGACTTCTGAATGGGCATGTTGGCCAATTTGGCGGATAAGGTTCTGCCGATACGCATCGGGCATCCAATCCTTGGGCTCGATGGAAATATCGGCTTCGATTTTGGCTTCGAAGTTAGCCTGATTTTGCTCGCTCATTGATTTTTCCATTAAGTGATTCGGTTATGTTTTATTTTGTATGAATAATGAATCATATATATTTAACATCAATGCTAGAAACTGTTAACAAAAAGATCAATGTTTATTAACCCTGTTTTGCGAGTGGCTTCACAATCAATAAATTAAACTAAAATAAAAACAATTAGTTAATATTATTTATTTTTATGTGGTTTTGATGGAAATAAGCATTTAAGACAAAATTGTTCTTAATTTGTTAAATTTAAATTAGCTTCTATGCTTATTTTTATGATACATATTTGTCATCTAATTTGATTTTGTGTTTTTATTTCTGGAGAGGAATATGCAGCATTTAACAAGTTACATTATGGGTAAATGGGTACAAGGTGAGGGCGCAGGGCGAAAAATTCACCATGCACTAACGAATGAAACCTTATATACGGTGACGACTGAAGGGTTGCCGTTAGCAGAAAGCTTACAGTATGGCCGCCAAGTGGGAGGCGAAATATTGTCAGCGATGACATTCCAGCAACGCGGGCAGATGCTTAAGGCACTCGCAAAATATCTACTGGAACATAAAGCGCAGTTATATGCGATTTCGGCTCAAACTGGCGCAACCAAAGCGGATAGCTGGGTAGATATCGAAGGGGGAATTGCCACACTGTTTTCTTATTCGGGTCTCGCTAACCGTGAGCTACCAGATGACACGATTTGGCCAGAAGAAGAAATGATCCCGTTATCGAAACAAGGGCAATTTATTGGCCATCATATTTTAACGTCTCGCCGTGGCGTTGCCCTGCACATTAATGCATTTAACTTCCCTTGTTGGGGAATGTTAGAGAAACTGGCGCCAACATGGCTTGCTGGCATGCCAGCCATCATCAAACCTGCAACCGCCTCAGCACAGTTAACACAGGCGATGGTGAAGTTAATGGTTGATAGCGGCTTGGTACCTGATGGCGCAATTCAACTGGTTTGCGGTGGTGTTGGCGATATGTTTGAACACCTTGATTTTGAAGATGTGGTGACTTTTACAGGGTCCGCTAGTACAGGGCAAAAGCTGAAATCGCATCCACGTATTATTGCCAAATCAGTGCCTTTTACAATGGAAGCGGATTCACTGAACTGTGCAATTTTAGGCGATGACGTTCAGCCAGAGCAGCCTGAATTTGCTTTATTTATTAAAGAAGTCGCTCGTGAGATGACCGCGAAAGCAGGCCAGAAGTGTACCGCGATCCGCCGCGTTATCGTGCCCAAAAATCAGCTCGAAAATGTGAAGCAGGCATTATTGAAACGCTTATCCGCTACAACAGTGGGTGACCCTGCGGTTGAAGGGGTCAGAATGGGGGCATTGATTA is drawn from Providencia huaxiensis and contains these coding sequences:
- the paaA gene encoding 1,2-phenylacetyl-CoA epoxidase subunit PaaA, with protein sequence MSEQNQANFEAKIEADISIEPKDWMPDAYRQNLIRQIGQHAHSEVVGMLPEANWLTRAPTLRRKAILLAKIQDEAGHGLYLYSAAETLGCSRQDIYQKLLDEKMKYSSIFNYPTLSWADIGVIGWLVDGAAIVNQVALCRASYGPYARAMVKICKEESFHQRQGYEAVMALAEGTDEQKAMLQDAINRFWWPVLTMFGPNDSDSPHSAQSMAWKIKRFSNDELRQKFVDNTVPQVEALGMTIPDPDLVWDEELGHYRFGEIDWEEFYQVIKGNGICNHERLSAKRKGWEDGAWVREGAMAHSRKQKSVKTAA